In Chloroflexota bacterium, a genomic segment contains:
- a CDS encoding nicotinate-nucleotide adenylyltransferase, giving the protein MRLGVFGGTFDPVHYGHLVAAEEVRYRLRLDKVLFVPAGMPPHKLDHDITPTRHRVAMLELAIASNPGFALSRVDIDRHGPCYTVDTLALLHEEYGPGTELFFLMGMDSLAEILTWKDPERLIRLAQIVVVGRPGFQADVDELDKVLPGAAERISIVDTPLMEVSSSDIRQRVREGAPIRYQVPETVEAYIRAHRLYVGDAL; this is encoded by the coding sequence ATGCGACTGGGCGTGTTCGGCGGGACCTTTGACCCTGTACACTACGGCCATCTCGTCGCCGCCGAGGAAGTGCGCTATCGGCTGCGTCTGGACAAGGTACTGTTCGTGCCGGCAGGCATGCCGCCCCACAAATTGGACCACGACATCACGCCGACGCGCCATCGCGTGGCCATGCTGGAACTGGCCATCGCGTCCAACCCGGGGTTCGCCCTGTCGCGGGTGGACATTGACCGCCACGGCCCGTGCTACACGGTGGACACGCTGGCGCTCCTGCATGAGGAATACGGGCCGGGGACCGAGTTGTTCTTCCTGATGGGCATGGACTCGCTGGCCGAAATTCTGACGTGGAAGGACCCGGAGCGGCTCATCCGCCTGGCGCAGATTGTGGTGGTGGGCCGGCCGGGGTTCCAGGCCGATGTGGACGAACTGGACAAGGTGCTGCCCGGGGCGGCGGAACGCATCTCCATCGTGGACACACCGCTCATGGAGGTCTCGTCCAGCGACATCCGCCAGCGCGTGCGCGAGGGCGCGCCGATTCGCTACCAGGTGCCTGAGACGGTGGAGGCGTACATTCGCGCGCATCGGCTGTACGTCGGCGACGCGCTGTAG